In Oncorhynchus keta strain PuntledgeMale-10-30-2019 unplaced genomic scaffold, Oket_V2 Un_contig_5685_pilon_pilon, whole genome shotgun sequence, a single window of DNA contains:
- the LOC118374438 gene encoding LOW QUALITY PROTEIN: myotubularin-related protein 7 (The sequence of the model RefSeq protein was modified relative to this genomic sequence to represent the inferred CDS: inserted 2 bases in 1 codon): MMEHIRTPKVENVRLIDRTAPRKAMVGTLYLSATHTIFVENNPETRRETWVLHSMVASVERPPTTPSGSHLVVHTKNFQVVQLLIPQERDAMDVQASLARLSRPEKYSELYCLSINPNANKEEREESWSFLDLQADYRRMGVPNNLWVSTPANSEYRVCDTYPSELFVPKSATPPVIVGSSKFRSRGRLPVLTYFHQDTLAAICRCSQPLSGFSARSQEDEQMLEAIMKSNPGSDYIYVVDTRPKLNAMANRAAGKGYENEDHYANIKLQFIGIENIHVMRNSQQKIIDVGELKTPSMGDFLWGLESSGWLKHIKAVLDAGVFIAKAVAEEGISVVVHCSDGWDRTAQACSVASVLLEPYYRTMKGLMLLIERDWVSFGHKFSHRYNHLEGDPKEVSPVIDQFLECXWQLSEQFPCAFEFNERFLVQLHRHVYSCQYGNFLGNSQKERRDMGLRERTHSLWPQLWKDRAQYANPLYRADHTQTQGMLRPNTTPYCFKMWKGMYNRVEKSSPPRQTPTDLLTAVREETQQLEEELTNHQERIAVLTKADQTKGNAGQRKINKVCEEECRPGGLAPPTGDGPFTSPPQGYSPSQGGPPGSAMTLPLGPPKGPGPDSDGLSSACSDMESGVADLSSRSSSGGDDNKDPEEAVYCTA; encoded by the exons ATGATGGAGCACATCCGAACGCCAAAG GTGGAGAATGTCCGCCTGATTGACCGTACGGCCCCTAGGAAAGCCATGGTGGGAACGCTGTACCTCTCTGCCACACACACCATCTTCGTGGAGAACAACccagagacacgcagagagacTTGG GTGCTCCACAGCATGGTGGCCAGTGTGGAGCGGCCGCCAACCACCCCTTCAGGAAGCCACCTGGTTGTCCACACTAAGAACTTCCAGGTGGTTCAGCTGCTCATCCCCCAGGAGAGGGACGCCATGGATGTCCAGGCCTCGCTTGCACGCCTCTCTCGCCCAG AGAAATATAGCGAGCTCTACTGCTTGTCCATCAATCCCAACGCTaacaaggaggagagggaggagtccTGGAGTTTCCTAGACCTGCAGGCGGACTACAGACGCATGGGCGTGCCCAACAACCTCTGGGTCAGCACGCCAGCCAACAGCGAGTACAGG GTGTGTGATACGTACCCATCAGAGCTGTTTGTGCCAAAGTCGGCCACACCTCCAGTCATCGTGGGGAGCTCTAAGTTCCGGAGCCGAGGGCGTTTACCTGTCCTGACGTACTTCCACCAGGATACCCTA GCTGCTATCTGCCGCTGTAGTCAGCCCCTGTCCGGCTTCAGCGCTCGCTCCCAGGAGGATGAACAAATGCTGGAGGCCATCATGAAGTCCAACCCGGGCAGCGACTACATCTACGTGGTGGACACCAGGCCAAAG TTGAACGCGATGGCCAACCGGGCGGCTGGAAAAGGCTATGAGAACGAGGACCACTACGCCAACATCAAACTGCAGTTCATCGGCATCGAGAACATCCACGTGATGAGGAACAGCCAGCAGAAGATCATTGACG TGGGTGAGCTCAAGACTCCCTCCATGGGTGACTTCCTGTGGGGGCTGGAGAGCTCCGGTTGGCTGAAGCACATCAAAGCCGTGCTGGACGCAGGCGTCTTCATCGCCAAG GCGGTTGCGGAGGAGGGTATCAGTGTGGTGGTCCACTGTTCGGACGGTTGGGACAGGACGGCCCAGGCCTGCTCTGTAGCCAGTGTTCTCCTGGAGCCTTACTACAGGACTATGAAGGGACTCATG CTGCTAATCGAGAGGGACTGGGTGTCGTTCGGTCACAAGTTTTCACACAG GTACAACCATCTGGAAGGTGATCCTAAGGAGGTGTCCCCGGTGATAGACCAGTTCCTGGAGTG GTGGCAGCTGTCAGAACAGTTCCCCTGTGCCTTCGAGTTCAACGAGCGCTTCCTGGTTCAGCTGCACAGACACGTCTACTCCTGCCAGTACGGCAACTTCCTGGGCAACAgccagaaggagaggagggacatgGG GTTGCGTGAGAGGACTCACTCCCTGTGGCCCCAGCTGTGGAAGGACAGGGCACAGTACGCCAACCCCTTGTACAGGGCTGACCACACCCAGACTCAGGGGATGCTACGGCCAAACACCACCCCCTACTGCTTCAA GATGTGGAAGGGCATGTATAACCGTGTGGAGAAGAGCTCTCCCCCGCGCCAGACGCCCACCGACTTACTGACAGCCGTCAGGGAGGAGACTCAGCAGCTGGAGGAGGAGCTGACCAATCACCAGGAG AGGATTGCAGTCCTGACAAAAGCAGATCAAACTAAGGGTAATGCGGGTCAGAGGAAGATCAACAAAGTGTGTGAGGAAGAATGCAGGCCAGGCGGACTGGCTCCTCCCACTGGAGATGGCCCCTTCACTAGCCCCCCTCAGGGCTATTCTCCCTCCCAGGGGGGGCCCCCGGGCTCGGCTATGACCCTGCCCTTGGGGCCCCCCAAGGGTCCTGGCCCTGACTCAGACGGCCTCTCCTCGGCTTGCAGCGACATGGAATCGGGCGTGGCCGACCTCAGCAGCCGCTCCTCCAGCGGCGGCGACGACAACAAGGACCCCGAAGAGGCAGTCTACTGCACGGCCTGA